A stretch of Allostreptomyces psammosilenae DNA encodes these proteins:
- the hemA gene encoding 5-aminolevulinate synthase codes for MDVLALLAEEIEEVRAQGRYRTYLDLERDAELAPRARLHAPEGVREISVWCSNDYLALSHHPAVIEAVADTVRAVGLGTGGARSISGTSVHHRWLEAELADWYGKEAALLFSTGFTANDATLSALGQRIPGLVVFSDELNHASIIQGVRHSRAAKRIFRHNDTAHLRQLLAETDPDAPKLVVFESLYSMEGDFAPLAEIVEIAEEAGALTYLDEVHAVGIYGEQASGRAEELGLRERITVIQGGFGKGLGGAGGYIAAPRAVVDLVRSFAVPFVFSTSAPAALVAGALAGVRRVREDDRERRLLAERCAELKAALADRRIPVVSRDSHIVPVLVGDPHRNKRLSALLLEEHDIYVQPVNAPTVPAGTERLRVTPTSRHTAKDVETFVEALDTSWTALGLPREG; via the coding sequence ATGGACGTGCTCGCCCTGCTGGCCGAGGAGATCGAGGAGGTCAGGGCCCAGGGGCGCTACCGCACCTACCTGGACCTCGAACGGGACGCCGAACTGGCCCCACGGGCCCGGCTGCACGCCCCCGAAGGCGTCCGGGAGATCAGCGTGTGGTGCTCCAACGACTACCTGGCGCTCAGCCACCACCCCGCCGTCATCGAGGCGGTGGCCGACACGGTCCGGGCCGTCGGCCTGGGCACGGGCGGAGCCCGCAGCATCTCCGGCACCAGCGTCCACCACCGGTGGCTGGAGGCCGAACTGGCCGACTGGTACGGCAAGGAGGCCGCCCTGCTGTTCAGCACCGGCTTCACCGCCAACGACGCGACGCTCTCCGCCCTCGGGCAGCGGATCCCCGGCCTGGTGGTCTTCTCCGACGAGCTGAACCACGCCTCGATCATCCAGGGCGTCCGCCACAGCCGCGCGGCCAAGCGGATCTTCCGGCACAACGACACCGCCCACCTGCGCCAACTGCTCGCCGAGACCGACCCCGACGCCCCCAAGCTCGTCGTGTTCGAATCCCTGTACTCCATGGAGGGGGACTTCGCCCCGCTGGCCGAGATCGTGGAGATCGCCGAGGAGGCCGGGGCCCTGACCTACCTCGACGAGGTCCACGCGGTCGGGATCTACGGGGAGCAGGCGTCGGGCCGCGCCGAGGAGCTCGGCCTGCGCGAGCGGATCACCGTCATCCAGGGCGGCTTCGGCAAGGGCCTCGGCGGTGCCGGCGGCTACATCGCCGCGCCCCGGGCGGTGGTGGACCTGGTGCGGTCCTTCGCCGTGCCGTTCGTCTTCTCCACCTCGGCCCCCGCCGCCCTCGTCGCCGGGGCCCTGGCCGGCGTCCGGCGGGTGCGCGAGGACGACCGCGAGCGCCGCCTGCTCGCCGAGCGCTGCGCCGAGCTGAAGGCCGCCCTGGCCGACCGCCGCATCCCGGTCGTCTCACGGGACAGCCACATCGTTCCGGTGCTGGTCGGCGACCCGCACCGGAACAAGAGGCTGAGCGCGCTGCTGCTGGAGGAGCACGACATCTACGTGCAGCCGGTCAACGCGCCGACGGTCCCGGCGGGCACGGAACGGCTGCGGGTGACCCCCACCTCCCGGCACACCGCCAAGG
- a CDS encoding 3-hydroxyacyl-CoA dehydrogenase has translation MGNDERGRPVGVVGSGVMGTGIAQVALDAGERVVLYGRRATALQAAREGLAERLRRREASGRAEPGGAAERLARLRLTTDLSELRDARLVVESVAEDFAAKADLLRRVEAVVPGDSLIATNTSSLSVTGLAAALRRPERFAGLHFFNPAPAMRLVEVVAARGTAEATCAALSQTARRWGKAPVRSAARPGFVVNRIARPYYGEALRALEEGAADPATIDAVLTEAGGFRMGPFALMDLIGNDVNEAVTRGLWRAFHHDPRYTPSQVQRELVEAGHLGRKVGRGFFDYPAGPAGPAESPAPATWPPVLPPSDGPAGAAVRARGDLGPAEPLVRLLREAGVEVAVDGARPPGQPPTLELPDGTLLRLTDGRTAGEHARETDRPVGLLDLSHDYRAASRLALAFDDRCPAAARAEAVRLLQRLGKAVTELDDLPGLLVFRTVAMLVNEAADAVLHRIAAPDDVDSAMRLGANHPAGPLEWGDRVGPRRVLRLLENLGDHYRDGRYRPSPLLRRRSLADLPLRAGRVPHPHPHPLHTTHPLHAAPPPIPAPDPAPAKGA, from the coding sequence GTGGGGAACGACGAGCGCGGCCGACCCGTCGGCGTGGTCGGCAGCGGGGTGATGGGGACGGGCATCGCGCAGGTGGCGCTGGACGCGGGCGAACGCGTCGTCCTGTACGGCCGCCGGGCGACGGCCCTTCAGGCCGCCCGGGAGGGCCTGGCCGAGCGCCTGCGGCGGCGCGAGGCCTCCGGCCGGGCGGAGCCGGGCGGAGCCGCCGAACGCCTGGCGCGGCTGCGGCTGACCACCGACCTGTCCGAGCTGCGCGACGCCCGCCTGGTCGTGGAGAGCGTCGCCGAGGACTTCGCCGCCAAGGCCGACCTGCTCCGCCGCGTCGAGGCGGTGGTCCCGGGCGACAGCCTGATCGCCACCAACACCTCCTCGCTCTCCGTCACCGGCCTGGCGGCAGCGCTGCGCCGCCCCGAGCGCTTCGCGGGCCTGCACTTCTTCAACCCGGCGCCGGCCATGCGCCTGGTCGAGGTGGTGGCCGCCCGCGGCACCGCGGAGGCCACCTGTGCGGCGCTGTCGCAGACCGCCCGCCGCTGGGGCAAGGCGCCGGTGCGCTCGGCCGCGCGGCCGGGCTTCGTCGTCAACCGGATCGCCCGGCCCTACTACGGCGAGGCGCTGCGCGCCCTGGAGGAGGGAGCGGCCGACCCGGCCACCATCGACGCCGTGCTCACCGAGGCCGGGGGCTTCCGCATGGGGCCGTTCGCGCTGATGGACCTGATCGGGAACGACGTCAACGAGGCCGTCACCCGCGGCCTGTGGCGCGCGTTCCACCACGATCCCCGCTACACGCCCTCGCAGGTCCAGCGGGAACTCGTCGAAGCGGGCCACCTCGGGCGCAAGGTCGGACGCGGCTTCTTCGACTACCCCGCCGGGCCGGCGGGGCCCGCCGAGTCTCCCGCGCCGGCGACCTGGCCGCCCGTGCTGCCGCCGTCCGACGGCCCCGCCGGAGCGGCCGTGCGGGCCCGGGGCGACCTGGGACCGGCCGAACCCCTGGTACGCCTGCTGCGGGAGGCCGGCGTCGAGGTGGCGGTCGACGGGGCCCGCCCGCCCGGGCAGCCCCCGACCCTGGAACTGCCGGACGGCACGCTGCTGCGGCTGACGGACGGCCGCACGGCCGGGGAACACGCCCGCGAGACGGACCGGCCGGTGGGACTGCTCGACCTCTCGCACGACTACCGCGCCGCCTCCCGGCTCGCCCTCGCGTTCGACGACCGCTGTCCCGCGGCGGCCCGCGCGGAAGCCGTGCGCCTGCTCCAGCGACTGGGCAAGGCCGTCACGGAACTGGACGACCTCCCCGGCCTGCTGGTCTTCCGCACCGTGGCGATGCTGGTGAACGAGGCGGCCGACGCGGTGCTGCACCGAATCGCCGCCCCCGACGACGTGGACTCGGCGATGCGGCTCGGCGCCAACCACCCCGCGGGGCCGCTGGAGTGGGGCGACCGGGTGGGCCCGCGGCGCGTGCTGCGGCTCCTGGAAAACCTGGGCGACCACTACCGCGACGGCCGCTACCGCCCCTCCCCGCTGCTGCGGCGCCGCTCCCTCGCCGACCTGCCGCTGCGCGCGGGCCGCGTCCCGCACCCGCACCCGCACCCGCTCCACACGACTCACCCGCTCCACGCCGCTCCCCCACCCATTCCGGCGCCCGACCCGGCGCCCGCGAAAGGAGCCTGA